A single region of the Nicotiana sylvestris chromosome 6, ASM39365v2, whole genome shotgun sequence genome encodes:
- the LOC138871181 gene encoding uncharacterized protein has product MLATPIPLEVDEPSNLIEVVVEQGQDEKGKAKVNEQVAEQVVPLVPHNTNREKPTNSTQRVIPAPFPQRLVKQKKEDQYKKFMEMLHQIQLNIPLMDALREMSGYAKMMKDLMSRKFNFQDLSTVTLTQTCSIVVTKPMAQKMSDPGSFTIPCTIGSYAFAKALCDLGASINLMPLAVYTKLGIGRARPTSMLLQLADRTVKWPTGILDDVLVQVDEAILIILGKPFLATGRALIDCETGELKMRLNDEEVIFNVQQSMRRPNEYANCSLAEAVDVILQEDDVTLTTKDPLEACLTNLEEMDGEGLAEWVMALEGQGLWKRDPQFESLELEKRATPPAKPSLEEPTKLELKPLPAHLRYKGYRPSLLYAQDSLGRRAQTFQRTSTKAEPEHERGSKEGSDQMKVIVYTDHAAIRYLIEKKESKPRLIRWVLLLQEFDL; this is encoded by the exons ATGCTAGCCACTCCAATTCCACTAGAGGTAGATGAACCATCAAATCTGATTGAAGTGGTGGTTGAACAGGGTCAAGATGAAAAGGGTAAGGCTAAGGTAAATGAACAAGTTGCAGAGCAGGTAGTGCCTCTTGTGCCACATAACACCAACAGAGAGAAGCCAACAAACAGTACACAAAGGGTGATACCGGCACCATTCCCTCAGAGACtagtaaaacaaaagaaagaagatcaatacaagaaattcatggagatgctgcatcaaattcagttgaatattccttTGATGGATGCCTTGAGGGAGATGTCAGGTTATGCAAAGATGATGAAAGACCTAATGTCACGGAAGTTTAATTTTCAGGACCTATCTACAGTGACTCTGACGCAGACCTGCAGCATAGTAGTGACCAAACCGATGGCTCAAAAGATGTCAGACCCAGGTAGCTTCACTATTCCATGCACGATTGGGAGTTATGCATTTGCAAaggcattatgtgatttgggagccagcataaatttgatgcctctAGCTGTATACACCAAACTGGGCATTGGTAGAGCTAGACCGACTTCGATGCTGCTGCAGCTAGCTGACCGCACAGTAAAATGGCCTACTgggattcttgatgatgtgttggtgcaa GTAGATGAGGCGATACTTATCATTTTAGGTAAGCCATTTTTGGCCACTGGGAGAGCACTGATCGATTGTGAGactggggaattaaaaatgaggctgaacgatgaagaagtcatattcaatGTTCAACAATCTATGAGGAGACCCAATGAATATGCTAATTGCTCTCTAGCGGAGGCAGTGGATGTGATTCTGCAAGAAGATGATGTGACCCTGACTACTaaagatccattggaggcatgtctgactaatttagaagagatggatggtGAAGGGTTAGCTGAGTGGGTCATGGCACTTGAAGGCCAAGGATTATGGAAAAGGGACCCTcagttcgagtcccttgagttGGAAAAAAGGGCTACACCTCCAGCAAAGCCATCGTTAGAGGAACCAACCAAGTTGGAGCTGAAGCCGCTCCCAGCTCACCTCAG ATATAAAGGGTATCGGCCCAgccttctgtatgcacaagattctcttggaagaagggcacaaaccttccagagaacatcaacaaaGGCTGAACCTGAACATGAAAGAGGTAGTAAAgaaggaagtgatcaaatg aaagttattgtttacactgaccatgcagcaattaggtacctgatagaaaagaaggagtcaaagccaCGCTTGATTCGCTGGGTTCTTCTGTTACAAGAATTCGATCTGTAA
- the LOC104212865 gene encoding protein SOSEKI 5-like, which yields MSVTSRMPELQMHKKWKDREISPERTKVWTEPSNHKLKSDRKLPVVYYISRNGQLEHPHFMEVPLSSPHGLYLRDVINRLNCLRGKGMASMYSWSAKRSYRNGFVWQDLTEHDFIYPAQGQEYVLKGSQLLDSTLPSQPDEIACSGLRNPVPEVRKISEVHEFPVIPRRRNQSWTSSDFHEYRVYKAESTGELIGRAASDASTQTDDRRRRRRAMRIVEEEDEELREDRTVEPDVDEKNKKRSIELNRGEISPPQSDSSSETLETLMRADGRVILRPDTISEDPTVNIQSSGKSGKASSMLKQLLSWGSMPFKCGPSYGKENRFSIISQHKSRLPRVRGSNQVEKDVESPIVEYHESEEIIKLEDKEYFSGSLIEVKKEKIPVLKRSASYNVERCTKLELTDKKGEMKASAF from the exons ATGTCGGTGACGTCGAGAATGCCGGAGCTCCAAATGCACAAGAAATGGAAAGATAGAGAAATCAGTCCTGAACGCACTAAAGTTTGGACTGAACCTTCTAACCATAAGCTCAAATCTGACCGCAAATTACCGGTTGTTTACTATATCTCCAGAAATGGCCAACTTGAACATCCCCATTTCATGGAAGTTCCTCTTTCCTCTCCCCATGGTCTTTATCTCAGAG ATGTGATCAACCGCTTGAATTGTCTTCGTGGAAAAGGCATGGCCTCTATGTATTCCTGGTCTGCTAAAAG AAGTTACAGAAACGGATTCGTGTGGCAGGATTTGACGGAGCATGATTTTATATACCCAGCACAGGGTCAAGAGTACGTTCTGAAAGGATCACAGCTTCTCGATAGCACATTGCCTTCACAACCCGACGAAATTGCATGTTCTGGTTTGAGAAATCCGGTACCCGAAGTACGGAAAATCAGCGAAGTTCATGAGTTTCCGGTAATCCCAAGGCGTCGGAACCAGTCCTGGACTTCCTCCGATTTCCACGAATACAGAGTGTACAAGGCAGAGTCTACCGGCGAATTGATCGGAAGAGCCGCCAGCGACGCGTCGACTCAGACAGACGATCGTCGCCGCCGGCGAAGAGCAATGCGAATTgtcgaagaagaagacgaagagTTGAGAGAAGACCGGACCGTTGAACCGGACGTGGATGAAAAGAATAAAAAACGGTCGATAGAGCTGAACAGAGGTGAAATTTCACCACCACAGTCGGATTCAAGCTCTGAAACGCTAGAGACATTGATGAGAGCAGACGGGAGAGTGATCTTACGGCCAGATACAATCAGCGAAGATCCAACGGTTAATATTCAATCAAGCGGAAAGAGTGGTAAAGCATCTTCCATGCTGAAGCAATTACTATCTTGGGGTTCCATGCCTTTCAAGTGTGGGCCCAGTTATGGGAAAGAAAATCGATTTTCCATAATTTCACAACATAAATCGCGGCTGCCACGTGTCAGAGGCTCCAATCAAGTGGAGAAGGATGTAGAGAGTCCAATAGTGGAATATCATGAAAGTGAAGAGATAATTAAGCTGGAGGATAAAGAGTACTTTAGTGGGAGTTTAATAGAGGTAAAGAAGGAGAAAATTCCTGTTCTAAAGAGATCGGCTTCATACAATGTGGAAAG GTGTACAAAATTGGAACTGACTGACAAAAAAGGAGAAATGAAAGCAAGTGCATTCTGA